One segment of Erigeron canadensis isolate Cc75 chromosome 2, C_canadensis_v1, whole genome shotgun sequence DNA contains the following:
- the LOC122588889 gene encoding uncharacterized protein LOC122588889: MDKFVQPYDKECMKMAMLKHEETFKEQVYELHRLYQIQKMLMKNMHIISTQNHQENICFNNNNQQQINKSNFDLEQPASNKEYKLDDDQYIVEDECEIELTLAPTSFNRRRSMTNKPKSFEPVPSFSSSSSGSSHIKRVDRITRNNTSSSSSTDRTSLKQPPWMYQVLSLKMT; the protein is encoded by the exons ATGGACAAGTTTGTTCAGCCATATGATAAAGAATGCATGAAGATGGCCATGTTAAAGCATGAAGAAACCTTCAAAGAACAG GTATATGAGCTTCATAGATTGTATCAAATTCAGAAGATGCTAATGAAGAATATGCATATAATAAGCACACAAAACCATCAAGAAAACATATgcttcaataataataatcaacaaCAGATCAATAAGAGCAATTTTGATTTGGAACAACCCGCAAGTAATAAAGAGTACAAGCTAGATGATGATCAATATATTGTGGAAGACGAGTGTGAAATCGAGCTCACGTTGGCTCCAACAAGTTTTAACCGAAGGAGGAGCATGACGAATAAGCCCAAATCATTCGAACCGGTGCCAAGTTTTTCGTCGTCTTCATCAGGGTCGAGTCACATAAAGAGAGTAGATAGAATTACAAGAAAcaacacttcttcttcttcttctacagATAGAACATCACTCAAACAGCCTCCATGGATGTATCAAGTTTTAAGTTTAAAGATGACTTGA
- the LOC122589476 gene encoding uncharacterized protein LOC122589476 — protein MPAVRRIPRIDTFELKVEIEKRLGSKKAESYFNLVTKYLSLKLKKPEFDKLCVSLIGRENIRLHNELIMAILKNAVVSKLPPPKLVKSDGPVTLKAPNGTNPRTGLQSLCRDVFPPSPKKGRTPSLRERKLNNQVVNRSSDNMVTKKVQEQQQSVTELPLEVNSVEQDAISPGVYSRSPVRAPHGINLLHSKETRKVLSIGSDFAYHTETCHYSGHLPATGSLKNRLKQNLKTEGLDISMDCVKLLNDGLDCFLKRVIKPSLELTRSRSTQGSGAASFSTSMLDFRVSTEIHPMILGEVSHILHENNI, from the coding sequence ATGCCGGCGGTCCGGCGTATTCCAAGAATAGATACTTTCGAGCTAAAAGTAGAAATCGAAAAAAGACTTGGATCAAAAAAGGCTGAAAGCTACTTCAATCTAGTCACTAAGTATTTAAGTCTTAAGCTTAAGAAACCGGAATTCGATAAGCTTTGTGTTAGTTTAATAGGTCGTGAGAATATTCGTCTTCACAATGAACTTATCATGGCTATTTTGAAAAATGCTGTGGTTTCTAAACTACCTCCTCCAAAGCTTGTGAAAAGCGATGGCCCGGTGACTTTAAAAGCACCTAATGGGACTAATCCAAGAACCGGGCTTCAGTCTTTATGCAGAGACGTGTTTCCTCCGTCTCCTAAGAAAGGGAGAACCCCGAGTCTTCGTGAAAGAAAGTTGAATAATCAGGTAGTTAATAGATCATCTGATAATATGGTGACGAAAAAAGTTCAAGAGCAACAACAAAGTGTTACTGAGCTGCCTCTTGAAGTGAATTCTGTTGAGCAGGATGCGATAAGTCCGGGTGTTTATAGTAGAAGCCCAGTTAGGGCTCCACATGGCATTAATTTATTACATTCAAAAGAAACACGGAAAGTGCTTTCTATTGGCTCGGATTTTGCATATCATACCGAGACTTGCCATTATAGTGGTCATTTGCCTGCTACAGGTTCTTTAAAGAACAGGTTAAAGCAGAATTTGAAAACGGAAGGCTTGGATATCTCTATGGATTGTGTTAAGTTATTGAATGATGGGTTGGATTGTTTTTTGAAGAGGGTTATAAAACCGAGTTTGGAGTTAACTCGCTCAAGGTCTACACAAGGGTCAGGGGCCGCATCGTTTTCAACCTCTATGCTAGATTTTCGGGTGTCAACAGAGATCCATCCCATGATTCTTGGAGAAGTTTCACATATACTACACGAGAATAACATTTGA
- the LOC122588832 gene encoding queuosine salvage protein-like gives MEDVRASSAFVAAHSSHVTVDSEGIEKVVESVENSIPKVEWNYEGIHYFDNGPLTVQYLFVLDALNFCFWPDKDLNYDNLASGLKAALENDQSVFDADRLQKYTGPELRELLKWPRPLPLEDERVRLLHEVGFELERSFGGKASNIVESCGKSAAKLVSTIARHFPGFRDHTVYKGHQVFLYKRAQIFAADVWGAFKGQGYGEFSDVGLITIFADYIVPAVLKQLGVLKYSSTLANIIEDNKEIGSGTEEEVELRACSIYAVEKMRDLIQKRTGKQVLSVELDLWLWAYGISNPALQHHRTLSIYY, from the exons ATGGAAGATGTTAGGGCTAGCTCCGCTTTTGTCGCCGCTCATTCCTCCCACGTCACTGTTGATTCCGAAG GGATAGAGAAAGTGGTGGAAAGTGTGGAGAATTCGATACCGAAAGTGGAATGGAATTATGAAGGGATTCATTACTTTGACAATGGTCCTTTGACTGTTCAGTACTTGTTTGTTTTGGATGCTCTTAATTTCTGCTTTTGGCCTG ACAAGGATTTAAACTATGATAATTTGGCTTCTGGATTGAAAGCAGCACTTGAGAACGACCAGTCTGTGTTTGATGCTGATCGACTTCAGAAGTATACTG GCCCTGAGTTGCGTGAACTGTTGAAATGGCCAAGACCTCTCCCTTTGGAGGATGAACGTGTTCGCTTGTTGCACGAG GTTGGGTTTGAGTTGGAGAGAAGCTTTGGGGGAAAGGCATCCAACATTGTGGAATCTTGTGGAAAATCAGCTGCAAAGCTTGTTTCTACTATTGCACGCCATTTTCCTG GTTTTCGTGACCACACAGTGTACAAGGGTCACCAAGTTTTCTTGTACAAAAGAGCTCAGATATTTGCTGCGGATGTATGGGGTGCATTTAAGGGTCAAGGATATGGAGAATTCAGTGATGTGGGGCTAATCACTATATTTGCAGACTATATTGTCCCTGCTGTTCTTAAGCAGCTCGGAGTATTAAAGTATAGTTCAACTTTGGCCAATATAATCGAGGATAACAAAGAAATTGGTTCAGGCACAGAGGAGGAAGTTGAATTACGTGCTTGCTCTATTTACGCAGTGGAAAAAATGAGAGATTTGATACAAAAAAGAACTGGAAAACAG GTCTTGAGTGTTGAATTGGATCTTTGGTTGTGGGCATATGGCATTTCTAACCCTGCTCTGCAGCATCATCGTACACTATCCATCTATTACTGA
- the LOC122589155 gene encoding BTB/POZ domain-containing protein NPY4-like yields the protein MKFMKLGSKPDLFQSKGENIRYVATDVATDIIVSVGDMKFYLHKFPLLSKSARLQRLVAVSDNGNEEVEILDIPGGPAAFEICAKFCYGMTVTLNAYNVVLARCAAEHLEMYETVDKGNLVYKIEVFLNSSIFRTWKDSIIVFQSTKCLVPWSEELKVVSHCLDSIASKVSVDTSKVKWSYTYNRKKSGNESPCYDGAKKQLMVPKDWWVEDLCDLSSDLYKRAMITITKTGKMSSDVLGESLRVYMQKRLPWFGGKGCRKDGNDLKTRSLIEMIIGLLPDEKESVSCGFLVHLLHACVILECAGSQKKELIRRIGRQLHNVTVNDIVILDIDLVQELVAIFIMQDQNGENEFLEVKRVDSTAKVNVAKIVDGYLAEIAKDPKMPLVKFADLADMVSTLPRSTHDGIYRAIDMYLKEHPGIGKSEKKRICRLMDCRKLSPDACRHAVENERLPLRVVVQVLFFEQVRATTTSGTNGEISEMLPEVTSGMLPGGSHGSSRTNTEEDWGSVPTSEELKALKGELEKDVGKTNKVKGVLISKRILRKVFSGKDSDNGSSDTSDSRSTNAEEVKACTPPSRSRRQSLS from the exons ATGAAGTTCATGAAACTTGGATCAAAACCGGATTTGTTTCAGTCTAAAGGCGAAAATATTCG ATATGTAGCAACTGATGTGGCTACTGATATAATTGTAAGCGTTGGAGACATGAAATTTTATCTACACAAG TTTCCATTGTTGTCCAAGAGCGCTCGTTTGCAGAGACTAGTTGCAGTCTCAGATAACGGAAATGAAGAAGTTGAGATACTTGATATCCCTGGTGGGCCTGCAGCATTCGAGATTTGTGCTAAGTTTTGTTATGGTATGACAGTCACACTCAATGCTTACAACGTGGTATTGGCTCGATGTGCAGCAGAGCATCTAGAAATGTATGAAACTGTCGATAAGGGGAACCTTGTTTACAAAATCGAAGTGTTTTTGAACTCGAGCATTTTCAGGACATGGAAAGATTCGATAATTGTTTTCCAATCAACGAAGTGTCTTGTTCCTTGGTCAGAGGAACTGAAAGTGGTCAGTCATTGTTTAGACTCGATTGCTTCTAAAGTATCGGTCGATACCTCTAAAGTCAAGTGGTCATATACTTACAACAGAAAGAAGTCTGGGAATGAATCGCCATGTTATGATGGTGCTAAGAAACAGCTTATGGTTCCAAAAGATTGGTGGGTTGAAGATTTATGTGATCTTTCAAGTGATTTATATAAACGGGCTATGATCACGATCACGAAAACAGGAAAAATGAGCTCAGATGTTCTTGGTGAATCGTTGAGAGTATATATGCAAAAAAGATTACCTTGGTTTGGGGGAAAAGGCTGTAGAAAGGACGGGAATGATCTAAAAACCCGCTCATTGATTGAAATGATCATTGGGCTCCTTCCAGATGAAAAAGAGAGTGTTTCTTGCGGGTTCTTGGTTCATTTGTTGCATGCGTGTGTTATTTTGGAGTGCGCAGGATCACAAAAGAAAGAACTGATTAGAAGAATAGGGAGACAGCTGCATAATGTGACAGTGAATGATATTGTGATTCTTGATATTGATTTGGTTCAAGAACTGGTGGCGATATTTATCATGCAGGATCAGAATGGTGAGAACGAGTTCTTGGAGGTAAAACGTGTGGACTCTACTGCGAAAGTCAACGTGGCCAAAATTGTTGATGGTTATCTTGCTGAAATCGCAAAGGATCCAAAAATGCCATTGGTAAAGTTTGCTGATCTTGCGGATATGGTGTCAACTTTACCAAGATCAACCCATGATGGAATTTATCGCGCTATTGACATGTATCTTAAG GAACATCCTGGTATCGGAAAGagtgaaaagaaaagaatctgCAGGCTAATGGATTGTCGGAAGTTGTCACCAGATGCTTGCAGACACGCTGTTGAAAATGAGCGACTCCCTTTGCGTGTTGTCGTGCAGGTTCTGTTTTTTGAGCAAGTTCGAGCCACTACTACTAGCGGCACAAATGGAGAGATCAGTGAGATGCTGCCTGAAGTCACCAGTGGTATGCTGCCAGGTGGATCTCATGGGAGCTCAAGAACTAACACGGAAGAAGATTGGGGATCAGTGCCTACGAGTGAAGAGCTAAAGGCACTGAAAGGAGAGCTCGAGAAAGATGTTGGGAAGACGAATAAAGTGAAGGGAGTACTAATTTCCAAAAGGATACTTAGGAAGGTATTTTCGGGAAAGGATAGTGATAATGGGAGTTCAGATACATCTGATAGTCGCTCCACGAATGCAGAGGAAGTGAAGGCGTGTACCCCACCGTCTAGGAGCAGGAGGCAGTCTTTGTCGTAG